In the genome of Candidatus Saccharibacteria bacterium oral taxon 488, one region contains:
- the rplF gene encoding 50S ribosomal protein L6, which yields MSRIGKLPVVIPAGVTITVDSGDVVVKGPKGELTQFITPAVEVKVEDGQVTVHPKDESKTARAQHGLMRALINNMVIGVTKGYEKRLEVNGVGFRVSSSNNELEMALGFSHPVKYKAPEGITVTNEKMTIIVSGINKQQVGQVAAEIRALKKPEPYKGKGIKYADEQILRKAGKTGK from the coding sequence CTGAGTCGAATCGGAAAACTGCCGGTGGTTATTCCGGCCGGTGTGACAATCACGGTTGACTCTGGTGACGTGGTCGTAAAGGGCCCGAAAGGTGAATTGACGCAATTCATCACGCCAGCAGTTGAGGTGAAAGTCGAAGACGGACAAGTCACGGTTCATCCCAAGGATGAGTCCAAAACTGCTCGCGCCCAGCACGGTCTGATGCGCGCGCTGATCAATAACATGGTAATCGGCGTAACCAAGGGCTACGAGAAGCGCCTCGAAGTCAATGGTGTCGGTTTCCGCGTGAGCTCCAGCAACAACGAGCTGGAAATGGCGCTCGGGTTTTCACACCCAGTCAAATACAAAGCCCCAGAGGGTATCACCGTTACCAACGAAAAGATGACCATCATCGTTAGCGGTATCAATAAACAGCAAGTCGGTCAAGTCGCTGCGGAAATCCGCGCGCTGAAGAAGCCTGAACCATACAAGGGTAAGGGTATCAAGTACGCTGACGAGCAAATTTTGCGCAAAGCAGGAAAGACAGGTAAGTAA
- a CDS encoding DNA-binding protein — MPIQYKAVRRTNPTKPADPKKFYATVTGRQPVDLKTIAQSISDTSTTVSHVDVYAVLMALTDEIRRRLLDGENIHLGDLGYFHVTLQAKGVDKAEDVTPATIEAAKVRFVSGKDLDAGLASAEFKKAPEPKKDKPTPPQP; from the coding sequence ATGCCAATTCAATATAAAGCAGTTAGACGAACTAATCCAACCAAGCCGGCCGACCCAAAAAAGTTCTATGCCACAGTTACTGGACGCCAGCCAGTTGACCTTAAAACCATTGCCCAAAGTATATCTGATACATCAACTACCGTCAGCCACGTCGATGTTTATGCCGTGCTGATGGCATTGACCGATGAAATCCGCCGGCGGCTGCTGGACGGCGAGAATATTCATCTTGGCGACCTCGGTTATTTCCATGTTACGTTGCAAGCCAAAGGAGTTGATAAAGCCGAAGACGTTACTCCGGCGACGATTGAAGCCGCGAAAGTCCGTTTCGTATCGGGCAAAGACCTGGATGCCGGGCTGGCTAGCGCCGAGTTTAAGAAAGCTCCTGAGCCGAAGAAAGATAAGCCGACGCCGCCGCAGCCGTAA
- a CDS encoding RDD family protein, with protein sequence MQQNNPIPFTARIKELCIDWLVISAYLLCLFAVSIACYFITLGGIPTFSELHSQLIATFASVLVVVVLFTYLDFKGGSIGKRAAGLEIYFTHRSFSRSLVRNSIKFFPWQIGHMAVIHGVYTEFDTMSIVLSIVSCTLLVIMFLMGTMRRDRRHLGDMLAGTQVQLAKHK encoded by the coding sequence ATGCAGCAGAATAACCCCATCCCATTCACCGCCCGAATCAAAGAATTATGTATTGACTGGCTGGTCATCAGCGCTTATCTACTCTGTCTTTTTGCCGTGTCGATAGCCTGCTATTTTATAACGCTTGGTGGTATCCCGACCTTTTCTGAGTTGCACAGTCAACTCATCGCTACGTTTGCATCAGTTTTGGTTGTCGTCGTACTATTTACCTATCTCGACTTCAAGGGTGGCAGCATTGGCAAGCGCGCCGCTGGATTGGAAATTTATTTTACACATAGAAGCTTTAGCCGCAGTCTCGTTCGTAATAGTATCAAATTCTTTCCTTGGCAAATCGGACATATGGCCGTCATCCATGGAGTGTATACCGAGTTCGATACAATGAGTATTGTATTGTCAATTGTCTCCTGTACTCTCTTGGTCATCATGTTCTTGATGGGCACCATGCGCCGCGACCGGCGACACCTTGGGGATATGCTGGCAGGGACACAGGTGCAATTAGCAAAACATAAATAG
- the rpsH gene encoding 30S ribosomal protein S8: MSMQTTDPIADLLTRIRNAKLVGKTEVRVPSSKMKKVIAEQLVKNGYLADVKLEDAKPRGVLVVTINEEGTNSTINEITRVSKPGRRVYVGASEIPKVKSGRGLVLISTSKGVMTGAEAAKAKLGGELLLKVY, translated from the coding sequence ATGTCTATGCAAACTACAGACCCAATCGCCGACCTTCTGACGCGCATTCGCAATGCGAAACTGGTTGGCAAGACGGAAGTTCGTGTTCCGTCCAGCAAGATGAAAAAAGTTATCGCTGAGCAATTAGTCAAAAACGGCTACCTCGCAGATGTTAAATTAGAAGATGCCAAGCCTCGCGGTGTGCTGGTCGTGACTATCAACGAAGAGGGTACTAACAGCACCATCAACGAGATCACCCGCGTGTCAAAGCCAGGTCGTCGTGTTTACGTCGGCGCTAGCGAAATTCCAAAGGTGAAAAGCGGCCGCGGTTTGGTACTCATCTCAACTTCAAAAGGTGTCATGACTGGCGCCGAGGCAGCCAAGGCAAAACTTGGTGGTGAGTTGTTGTTGAAGGTGTACTAA
- the rpsN gene encoding 30S ribosomal protein S14, with protein MAKKSMIARDKKRLKMIAKFAAKRAKLKELGDLIGLQKLPRNSSPTRHKNRDSISGRPRGYMRQFGLSRINFREKAAKGEIPGITKSSW; from the coding sequence ATGGCTAAGAAATCAATGATTGCGCGCGACAAAAAACGTCTGAAAATGATAGCTAAGTTCGCAGCCAAACGCGCTAAATTGAAAGAACTTGGCGACCTCATAGGTCTGCAGAAACTGCCTCGCAACTCGAGCCCAACTCGGCACAAGAACCGCGATAGCATTTCCGGCCGTCCACGTGGTTATATGCGCCAGTTTGGCCTGAGCCGCATCAATTTCCGCGAAAAAGCAGCCAAGGGTGAAATCCCAGGCATAACAAAGAGTAGTTGGTAA
- the rplE gene encoding 50S ribosomal protein L5 — protein sequence MAEKKTVVPAPRLKALYQEKYLKELQAELDLKNVHQVPALEKIIVSVGTGKKKDDKRHFEIVKNTVEKITGQAPVARQAKKSIAGFSIRKGMGAPIGVSVTLRGARMYEFMDRLINVALPRVRDFHGVGLKFDKGGNYNLGIIEQSIFPELTFEETQILHGLQVTFVIKNGSKEASKALLEKFGMPFEKKGGVR from the coding sequence ATGGCAGAGAAGAAAACCGTCGTGCCAGCTCCTCGCTTGAAAGCCTTGTACCAGGAGAAATACCTGAAGGAACTGCAAGCCGAACTAGATCTAAAGAACGTGCACCAAGTGCCAGCTTTGGAAAAGATCATCGTGAGCGTTGGCACCGGCAAGAAGAAAGATGACAAGCGTCACTTTGAAATTGTCAAAAACACCGTTGAGAAAATCACCGGTCAGGCACCAGTTGCCCGCCAAGCAAAGAAGTCAATCGCTGGCTTTAGCATCCGTAAAGGTATGGGTGCGCCAATCGGCGTGAGCGTCACGCTACGTGGGGCTCGGATGTACGAGTTCATGGATCGTTTGATCAACGTGGCACTGCCTCGCGTGCGTGACTTCCACGGTGTTGGCCTGAAGTTTGACAAAGGTGGTAACTACAACCTGGGTATCATTGAGCAGTCAATTTTCCCAGAACTGACGTTCGAGGAAACGCAGATTTTGCACGGGTTGCAGGTAACATTTGTCATCAAGAACGGCAGCAAGGAAGCATCAAAAGCCTTGCTGGAGAAATTTGGCATGCCGTTTGAGAAGAAAGGAGGCGTCAGGTAA
- the rplX gene encoding 50S ribosomal protein L24, with amino-acid sequence MARIHKDDTVKIIAGKNKGTTGKVLKVNTKDQTVLVEGVGVGHRHVKPSQYNPKGGKKDIHVPMDISKVALVVDEKSGKTSRVGLVKNADGGKTRVARQAKNKEIK; translated from the coding sequence ATGGCTCGTATTCACAAAGATGACACCGTAAAAATCATCGCTGGCAAAAACAAAGGTACGACTGGTAAAGTCCTGAAAGTTAACACCAAAGATCAGACTGTTCTGGTCGAAGGTGTTGGTGTCGGACACCGCCACGTCAAACCAAGCCAGTACAATCCAAAAGGCGGCAAGAAAGATATCCACGTACCGATGGACATCAGTAAAGTCGCGCTGGTTGTTGACGAAAAGTCAGGCAAAACCAGCCGGGTTGGTTTAGTAAAGAACGCTGACGGCGGCAAAACTCGCGTCGCTCGCCAAGCAAAAAATAAGGAGATCAAATAA
- the rplN gene encoding 50S ribosomal protein L14 — protein sequence MIQQESRLKVADNSGAKEVLCIRVLGGTRRRYARVGDVIVCSVKDASPTGNVKKKSVVKAVVVRTRDQIHRKDGSTICFDDNAVVIINDDKQPKATRVFGPVPRELRDMGYMKIISLAPEVL from the coding sequence ATGATCCAACAAGAATCTCGCCTCAAGGTAGCTGACAACTCGGGTGCCAAAGAAGTGTTGTGCATCCGCGTCCTCGGTGGTACCCGCCGCCGCTACGCTCGCGTTGGTGACGTGATCGTCTGTTCAGTCAAGGACGCCAGTCCAACCGGCAATGTCAAAAAGAAATCTGTCGTCAAAGCTGTGGTAGTTCGCACCCGCGACCAAATCCACCGCAAAGACGGCTCAACCATTTGCTTTGATGACAACGCCGTGGTGATTATCAACGATGACAAGCAGCCAAAGGCTACCCGCGTCTTCGGCCCAGTACCTAGGGAACTACGCGACATGGGCTACATGAAGATCATCAGCCTGGCTCCGGAGGTACTCTAA
- the rpsQ gene encoding 30S ribosomal protein S17: MARRTLIGVVTSAKRDKTITVTVTSRETHPLYGKQYTVTRKYTAHDETNEAGEGDKVQIEETRPISKTKSFTLVKVIEKSRGSIKLKAEVSGETEEETKEDDK, from the coding sequence ATGGCCCGACGAACATTGATTGGCGTCGTAACGAGTGCCAAGCGCGACAAGACCATCACTGTGACGGTCACCAGCCGCGAAACGCATCCGCTCTACGGCAAACAGTACACCGTGACTCGCAAATACACTGCTCATGACGAGACCAATGAGGCAGGCGAAGGCGACAAGGTGCAAATCGAAGAGACTCGCCCAATTTCCAAGACCAAGAGCTTTACCCTGGTCAAGGTGATCGAGAAGTCTCGCGGTTCTATCAAGCTAAAGGCTGAAGTTTCTGGCGAAACTGAGGAAGAGACCAAGGAGGATGACAAATGA
- the rpmC gene encoding 50S ribosomal protein L29, with amino-acid sequence MAETKKTAKAAVVKTVDDLKKELAEKRHDLLQAKRSHAAGELVNPKALRSLRKDIARLLTQLNEKESK; translated from the coding sequence ATGGCTGAAACAAAGAAAACTGCAAAGGCAGCAGTTGTAAAGACCGTTGACGATTTGAAGAAGGAACTCGCCGAAAAGCGACATGACCTGCTTCAAGCAAAACGTTCTCACGCTGCTGGCGAATTAGTTAATCCAAAAGCGCTGCGTTCACTCCGCAAGGACATCGCACGCCTGCTGACACAACTTAACGAAAAGGAGAGCAAGTAA
- the rplP gene encoding 50S ribosomal protein L16, with protein MLLPKKTKYRKVRIGKNRGRAARGNYIAFGDFALQSQSNERINSRQIESARQAMTRYIKRGGKIWIRIFPHTPVTRKPLGLKMGGGKGNPEFFVAKVKAGTVMFEMQGVSEEVAREAMRLASHKLPVKCKFIKREDA; from the coding sequence ATGCTGTTACCGAAAAAGACTAAATATCGCAAAGTGCGCATCGGTAAAAACCGTGGTCGAGCAGCCCGTGGTAATTACATCGCGTTCGGCGACTTTGCACTGCAATCACAATCAAACGAGCGCATCAACTCCCGCCAAATCGAGTCTGCTCGTCAGGCAATGACCCGCTACATCAAGCGTGGTGGTAAGATTTGGATCCGGATTTTCCCACACACCCCAGTTACTCGCAAGCCACTTGGTTTGAAGATGGGTGGTGGTAAGGGTAATCCAGAGTTCTTTGTTGCCAAGGTCAAGGCCGGCACGGTAATGTTTGAAATGCAGGGCGTTTCAGAGGAAGTCGCTCGTGAGGCAATGCGCCTGGCGAGCCACAAACTACCAGTCAAATGTAAGTTCATCAAGCGGGAGGACGCATAA
- the rpsC gene encoding 30S ribosomal protein S3 has translation MGQKVNPINFRLQVHKNWSSRWFTANKKEFAEAIRQDHEIRELIEKKFASRPTINRIEIERSANLITVTIHTAKAGVVIGRGGAGVNELKKQVEKIVGQAVRINIEEVRRPELAAKLVAENIARQLERRINFRRATKMTAQNTMSAGAKGIRIEVAGRLNGAEMARREKVIEGSVPLHTLRADIDFHCARAQTPAGIIGVKVWIYKGERSR, from the coding sequence ATGGGTCAAAAAGTGAATCCAATCAACTTCCGCCTACAAGTTCACAAGAACTGGAGCTCTCGTTGGTTTACGGCCAATAAGAAAGAGTTTGCGGAGGCAATTCGCCAGGATCACGAAATCCGCGAATTGATTGAGAAGAAATTTGCCTCACGCCCAACCATCAATCGCATTGAGATTGAGCGGAGTGCCAACCTGATCACGGTAACTATTCACACGGCGAAAGCTGGTGTGGTGATCGGCCGTGGCGGTGCTGGCGTGAATGAATTGAAAAAGCAAGTTGAGAAGATTGTCGGTCAGGCAGTTCGCATCAACATTGAAGAAGTGCGCCGACCGGAACTAGCAGCCAAATTGGTGGCAGAAAACATCGCTCGCCAATTGGAGCGCCGCATCAACTTCCGCCGCGCAACCAAAATGACCGCGCAAAACACCATGAGTGCTGGTGCTAAAGGTATCCGCATTGAGGTGGCTGGTCGTTTGAACGGTGCTGAAATGGCACGCCGCGAGAAGGTGATTGAAGGCTCAGTGCCACTGCACACCCTTCGCGCTGATATTGACTTCCACTGTGCTCGCGCCCAGACACCAGCTGGTATCATCGGCGTGAAAGTGTGGATTTATAAGGGAGAAAGGAGTCGCTAA
- the rplV gene encoding 50S ribosomal protein L22 has protein sequence MADTTYTVRAYAKGVDQTPRKVSLVAALVRGRTVADALVILEHVPKRAALPVKKAIDSAKANAINNHGLDAKSLVITTLSVTTGTRLRRFKPASRGRALPFQKKTSNILVEVTGTEKPKKAPAKKPETKAKAETKPAKPAAKKAAETTAKKEEK, from the coding sequence ATGGCTGATACAACTTATACTGTTCGCGCTTACGCCAAAGGTGTTGACCAAACACCACGTAAGGTCAGCTTAGTGGCTGCACTAGTACGCGGCCGCACCGTTGCTGATGCATTGGTTATCTTGGAGCACGTGCCAAAACGTGCTGCTTTGCCAGTCAAAAAGGCAATCGACAGTGCCAAGGCAAACGCCATCAACAATCACGGTTTGGACGCTAAAAGCTTGGTGATTACCACCTTGAGCGTTACCACTGGTACGCGCCTGCGCCGCTTTAAGCCAGCATCGCGCGGCCGTGCGTTGCCATTCCAGAAAAAGACGTCAAACATTTTGGTTGAAGTAACTGGTACTGAGAAGCCAAAGAAAGCGCCTGCGAAAAAACCAGAGACCAAGGCCAAGGCAGAGACCAAACCTGCCAAGCCTGCAGCGAAGAAAGCCGCCGAAACCACGGCAAAAAAGGAGGAGAAGTAA
- the rpsS gene encoding 30S ribosomal protein S19, translated as MSRSLKKGPFVDVKLAKKVAALSLDDRTVIKTWARASTITPEMVGRTIAVYNGKMHVPVLITENMVGHKLGEFSPTRKFRKHGGKDKK; from the coding sequence ATGAGTCGTTCATTAAAGAAAGGTCCATTCGTCGATGTGAAGCTTGCGAAAAAAGTCGCTGCTCTCAGCCTTGACGATCGAACCGTTATCAAAACGTGGGCGCGCGCTTCGACCATCACCCCAGAAATGGTCGGTCGAACGATTGCTGTCTACAACGGTAAGATGCACGTACCTGTGCTGATTACCGAAAACATGGTTGGCCACAAACTCGGTGAGTTTAGCCCAACTCGTAAGTTCCGTAAGCACGGCGGAAAGGATAAGAAGTAA
- the rplB gene encoding 50S ribosomal protein L2, with protein MPVKAYNPTTPARRGMTSQDLSDITTRKPLKSLTKAKKQNAGRNNQGRITVRHRGGGVRRHYRLVNHNLPAGLTLTIEEIEYDPNRSARIARVKDQYNLYHYVLADTSMVKGKTIQTGEEAPIEASNRLPLAAIPVGTMIYAIELTAGKGAQMVRAAGAKAQLMAKEGNYATIKLPSGEVRKVRLEATAAIGTVGNVQHQNVKIGSAGRRRRKGIRPTVRGVVMNAADHPHGGGDGGRHGTGKAPRTPWGQLTLGYRTRRRKGSNKLIVRTRHDAKRKR; from the coding sequence ATGCCAGTGAAAGCTTACAATCCAACCACTCCTGCTCGTCGCGGCATGACGAGTCAGGACTTGTCGGATATCACGACAAGAAAACCGCTCAAAAGTCTGACCAAAGCCAAAAAGCAAAATGCCGGCCGCAACAACCAAGGCCGCATCACCGTGCGTCATCGCGGCGGTGGCGTTCGCCGTCACTACCGTTTGGTGAACCACAATTTGCCGGCTGGTCTGACACTGACGATTGAAGAAATTGAGTACGATCCAAACCGCTCAGCACGCATCGCTCGGGTGAAAGATCAGTACAATTTGTACCACTACGTGTTGGCCGACACCTCGATGGTCAAGGGCAAGACGATTCAGACTGGTGAGGAAGCGCCAATCGAGGCTTCAAACCGCCTGCCACTAGCTGCTATTCCTGTTGGTACGATGATTTATGCTATTGAGCTGACTGCCGGCAAAGGTGCGCAAATGGTTCGCGCCGCTGGCGCCAAAGCTCAGTTGATGGCCAAAGAAGGCAATTACGCAACTATCAAATTGCCATCTGGTGAAGTTCGCAAAGTTCGCTTGGAAGCAACCGCTGCCATTGGTACAGTCGGTAACGTCCAGCACCAGAACGTCAAGATCGGTTCAGCTGGTCGCCGCCGCCGCAAGGGTATTCGCCCAACGGTTCGCGGTGTCGTCATGAACGCTGCAGATCACCCGCATGGTGGTGGTGACGGTGGTCGCCACGGTACTGGTAAAGCACCACGTACCCCATGGGGTCAGTTGACGCTGGGTTATCGAACTCGCCGCCGCAAAGGCTCAAATAAATTAATCGTACGCACGCGTCACGACGCGAAGAGGAAGAGGTAG
- the rplW gene encoding 50S ribosomal protein L23 — protein sequence MKQMTIIPRISEKAYAQSANGVYVFRVPLNLNKNEIKAAVESQFDVTVLKVKTLVQDGKAVRFSRGKNRYPGTTTRKDWKKAYVTLKDGDKLDVFDAVEQQMEETK from the coding sequence ATGAAACAGATGACAATTATCCCACGCATCAGCGAGAAAGCCTATGCACAGAGCGCCAACGGCGTGTACGTGTTCCGCGTTCCGCTGAACCTGAATAAAAACGAGATCAAAGCAGCAGTTGAATCGCAATTTGACGTCACCGTTCTGAAGGTGAAAACCTTGGTCCAAGACGGCAAAGCTGTGCGTTTCTCACGAGGCAAAAACCGCTATCCTGGCACGACTACGCGCAAGGATTGGAAGAAGGCTTACGTGACGCTGAAAGATGGCGATAAGCTCGATGTGTTTGACGCAGTAGAGCAGCAGATGGAGGAGACCAAGTAA
- the rplD gene encoding 50S ribosomal protein L4 yields MAESTKLPKDIFAVEVPNHELLKLAYDSYLAGARLASATTKQRGEVSGGGKKPWKQKGTGRARFGSTRNPIWRGGGVVFGPRGNENYTKKLSKTAKKVAIRQALTVANEAKKIVVKDIKTTGKTKEVATFLADNKFERRVLIVVDEKTPELMRATNNIQNVLVIRASYLSVYHILNADTIVMTPKALPVITEWLSKEEA; encoded by the coding sequence ATGGCTGAATCAACCAAACTTCCTAAAGACATTTTCGCTGTTGAAGTGCCAAACCACGAACTGTTGAAATTGGCATACGATAGCTATCTGGCGGGCGCCCGCCTAGCAAGTGCAACCACCAAGCAGCGTGGTGAAGTTTCCGGTGGTGGTAAAAAGCCATGGAAGCAAAAGGGAACTGGTCGAGCACGTTTCGGTTCAACCCGTAACCCAATTTGGCGCGGTGGTGGTGTGGTCTTTGGACCACGCGGCAACGAAAACTACACCAAAAAATTGTCTAAAACCGCCAAGAAAGTGGCAATTCGCCAAGCCTTGACGGTAGCCAATGAAGCGAAGAAGATCGTCGTCAAAGACATCAAGACGACTGGCAAGACCAAAGAGGTCGCCACCTTCCTAGCTGATAACAAGTTTGAGCGCCGCGTGCTGATCGTCGTTGACGAAAAGACGCCAGAATTGATGCGTGCCACAAACAACATTCAGAACGTATTGGTGATTCGTGCGAGCTACCTCAGCGTCTACCATATTCTGAATGCGGATACCATTGTCATGACCCCGAAAGCTCTGCCAGTAATTACTGAGTGGCTGAGTAAGGAGGAAGCGTAA
- the rplC gene encoding 50S ribosomal protein L3 has translation MKTLLGTKLGMTQLLAEDGKAIPVTLIQAGPVTVTQVKTVETDGYNAVQVAYGEGKNLSKAVAGHVKPAQVTPKHIREFRVDEIPEGLKVGDEINVSAFEVGDSVDATGTSKGKGFAGTIKRHNFKRHRKTHGGKGNTRKPGSIGSMYPQKVFKGKTMAGHMGHERVTVKNLEVAYVDPETNLIGVKGAVPGPRKGLIILGGNK, from the coding sequence GTGAAAACACTTCTCGGTACCAAACTTGGTATGACCCAGCTCTTGGCTGAAGACGGCAAAGCCATTCCGGTAACGCTGATCCAAGCCGGCCCTGTCACCGTGACTCAGGTGAAGACTGTCGAAACCGACGGTTACAATGCGGTGCAGGTCGCTTATGGAGAGGGTAAGAACCTGAGCAAGGCCGTGGCTGGACACGTCAAGCCAGCCCAAGTGACCCCGAAGCACATTCGGGAATTCCGCGTCGACGAGATCCCTGAAGGTCTCAAAGTTGGCGATGAAATCAACGTTTCCGCGTTCGAAGTCGGCGATTCTGTCGATGCGACCGGAACCAGCAAAGGTAAAGGTTTCGCTGGAACCATTAAACGCCACAACTTTAAGCGTCACCGCAAGACGCATGGTGGTAAAGGTAATACTCGTAAGCCAGGTTCAATTGGCTCGATGTATCCACAAAAAGTGTTCAAGGGTAAGACGATGGCTGGCCATATGGGTCACGAGCGTGTTACGGTCAAGAACCTGGAAGTGGCATATGTTGATCCAGAGACCAATCTGATCGGGGTGAAGGGCGCTGTCCCTGGGCCGCGAAAAGGGCTGATCATTTTAGGAGGTAACAAGTAA